Below is a window of Georgenia soli DNA.
CGAGCCGGCGCCGCAGCAGTACCTGCTCCTGGTGGGGGCCCTGCACGCCCTGGCGACGCGGCGCCACGCGCCCTCGCTGGTCCTCGACTCCTACCTGCTGCGCTCGCTCTCCGTCGCCGGCTGGGCGCCGAGCTGCTACGACTGCGCGCGTTGCGGCGCCGACGGCCCGCACCGGGCCTTCAACGCCTCGATCGGCGGCGCGGTGTGCGACCGTTGCCGGCCGCCCGGCTCCGCCTCGCCGGCACCCGAGACCATGTCCCTGCTCGGGGCGCTGCTCTCGGGGGAGTGGCCCCAGGCCGACGCGTCCGACCCCCGGCACCGGAAGGAGGCCTCCGGCCTCGTGGCTTCTTACCTGCAGTGGCACCTCGAGCGGCAGCTCCGCTCCCTCCGTCTGGTGGAGCGCGCATGACGACGAGGACGCCGGTCCCGCCCCCGCCGCACCCGTCCGGCGAGGTCGCCCCACGGATGGACCCGCGGTTCGTGCCCCGGCACGTCGCCGTCGTCATGGACGGCAACGGCCGGTGGGCCAACGCGCGTGGCCTGCCCCGTGTGGAGGGTCACCGGGCCGGCGAGGCGGCCCTGCTCGAGGTGGTCGCGGGCGCCATCGAGCTCGGGATCACGCACGTCTCGGCGTACGCGTTCTCCACCGAGAACTGGAAGCGCTCGCCCGAGGAGGTGCGCTTCCTCATGGGGTTCAACCGGGAGGTCCTGCACCGGCGCCGGGACCAGATGGACGCCTGGGGCGTCCGGGTGCGCTGGGCGGGGCGCCGGCCGCGGCTGTGGCGCTCCGTCATCTCCGAGCTCGAGCGCGCCGAGGAGCAGACCCGCGGCAACACCGTGTGCACGCTGACGATGTGCGTGAACTACGGCGGCCGGGCCGAGATCGCCGACGCCGCCGCGGCCATCGCCCGCGAGGTCGCCGACGGCCGGCTGGACCCCTCCCGCATCACGGAGCGGACGGTCGCCCGCTACCTCGACGAGCCGGACCTGCCCGACGTCGACATGTTCCTGCGCACCGGCGGCGAGCAGCGCACGTCCAACTTCCTGCTCTGGCAGTCCGCGTACGCCGAGATGGTGTTCATCGACGACGCGTGGCCCGACGTCGACCGCCGCACCCTGTGGCGAGCGGTGGAGACCTACGCCCGCCGCGACCGCCGCTACGGCGGGGCGGTGGACCGCCCGGTGACCGCCTGACGGGCGCCGCCGTCGTCACGCCCGGCGCTCAGCCGGTCGGGCGGTCCTCGTCGTCGGGGTCCTCCACGCCGGCGGCGACCAGCACGACGCTCGCCGCGCGCCGCTCCTTGCGGCGGTGCATCGCGAAGGTGGCGACGAGGACGACGACGACGGCGACGAGGGCCCCGAGCGCGAGCGGGGAGCCCGCCGCCGCGGCGAGCGCCGCCTCCCACACGGCCCAGCCGATGGTGGAGTAGATCGCCGCCCACGCCAGCGCCCCGGGCACCTGGGCGACGGTGTACCGCGGCCATGTGATGCGCAGCACCCCGGCGGCGACCTGGATCATCGACTGGAAGCCGACGGTGAGGTAGGACAGCGGCACGGCCGGCAGGCCCCACCGGCGGATGGTGGCGATGCCTCTGTCGGCGCCCCCGCCCTCGAGCCACGCGTGGACCCGTCGGCGCCAGCCGGCGGTCGGCCGGGTGCGGCGCAGGGTCTGCTCGGTGGCCACCCGGCCGGCCCAGTACATGGCCTGACCGCGCACCGTGGCCCCGAGGTAGAGGAACACGAAGGTCAGCCAGAAGGGCCAGGACGCCAGGAAGTCAGGCACGGGTGCCCTCCGCGTACCGCTCGGTGGCGCAGACGGAGCAGGTGCCGAAGAGCTCGGCGGTGTGGTCGACGTCGACGAAGCCGTTGTCCTGGGCCACCTTGGCGGCCCACCGCTCGACCGTCTCGCCCTCGATCTCGACCGTGCGCCCGCACTCACGGCACACGAGGTGGTGGTGGTGGGTCTGCCGGGCGCAGCGGCGGTAGAGCGCCTCGCCGTCGCCGGTCCGCAGCACGTCGACCTGACCGGCCTCCGCGAGCGACTGGAGCGTCCGGTAGACGGTGGCCAGGCCGACCGTGCTGCCGCTGGAGCGGAGCATCTCGTGCAGCTGCTGGGCGCTGCGGAAGTCCTCGGTGCGGCCGAGGAGATCGCTGACGGCGGAGCGTTGCCTGGTCATGCGCAGCATCGGTCACACCACCTCTCGGACCTCGACGTCGTCGGCGACGTCGAGGTGCGGGTCGGTGTGCGTGGGACGCCCGAGCAACGGACGCACGACCGACACCACGGCGTAGAGCCCGATGGCCAGCACGACGATCGTCGCGCCCGGGGAGAGCGGGTACACGAACGTGATCGTCAGGCCGACGACGCACACCACCACGCCGATGACCATCGCGGTGGTCATCGTGGAGCGGAAGGAGCGGGCGAAGAGCTGGGCGACAGCGACGGGCACGATCATCAGCGCCGACACGAGCAGCACCCCGACCACCCGCATGGAGACGGAGACGGTGAGGGCCGCCATCACGGCCACGAGGATGTTGAGGGCGCGGACAGGAAGGCCCGCCGCCCGGGCGAACTCCTCGTCGTGGCACAGCGTGAACAGGGCGGGCCGCAGGCCGAGCCCGAAGCCGAGCAGCACGGCGGCGAGGACCACCGTCAGCCACACGTCGAGCGTGCTCACCGACGCGATGGACCCGAACAGGTAGCCGTTGAGATTCGCGGTGGTGCCGCCGGCGAGCCCGATGAGCAGCACGCCCGCGGCGATCCCGCCGTAGAACAGCAGCGCCAGAGCGACGTCGCCGCTCGTCTTGCCGCGTTCGCGCACGACCTCGATGAGGACCGCCCCCACGACGGAGGCGACGACGGCGCCCGGGACGGCGAGCGCGTCCTTGTCCGCGAGTCCCGCGGCGCTGCCGGCGAGCCAGCCCATCGCCACGCCCGTGAGCGCCACGTGCCCGATCCCGTCGCCCAGGAGCGCGAGGCGACGCTGGACGAGGTAGGTGCCCATGACGGGGGCCGCCACGCCGACGAGCACGGCGACGACGAGCGCCCGCTGCATGAGCGGTGTGGTGATCAGCTGGCCGAGAGTCGTCAGAAGGTCCATCACAGCTCCACCGTCAGGTCCGGGGCGTGGTGCACGGGCCCCACGGCTCCCTCGTGCGCGTGCTCGTGCTCGTGGCCCGGTGCGTCGTGGCCGGCGCTGGGCCGGGGCGGCGCGCCGTCGTGGACCACCCGGCCGTGGCGCAGCACCACGGCGCGCTCCACCAGCGGGCCGAGCTCGCCCAGCTCGTGCAGGACGACGAGCACGGTGGTGCCGCGCTCGTGCAGCTCGGCGATCGTGCGGGCGAGCGCCTCCTTGGACGCCGCGTCGATGCCCGCGAGCGGCTCGTCGAGCACCAGCAGGTCCGGCTCCCGCACGAGGGCCCGGGCGATGAGCACCCGCTGCTGCTGCCCGCCCGAGAAGACCTGGACGCTGTCCCGGGCGCGGTGGGCGAGGCCGACCTGCTCCAGCGCGGCCAGCGCGCGGGCCCGTCCGGCCCGTCCGGGCCGGAGTCGCCGACGATCGAGGAGTCCGGAGGTCACGACCTCCAGGGCGGTGGCCGGCACGCCCGCCGACGCGGTGACCCGCTGCGGCACGTACCCCACGCGCCCCCACGGGACGGTGCGCTGCTCGGCCATGACGTCGCGCCCGTAGATGCGTGCCCGGCCGCGGGTGACGGGCAGGACACCGACGAGGGCCCTGACCAGCGTCGACTTCCCCGAGCCGTTCGCGCCCAGCAGGGCGACGGTCTCGCCGTCACGGACGGTCAGGTCGATGCCGCGCAGCACCGTCGAGCGGCCGAGGACCACCGTGAGGTCCTCGGTGCGCACCGGCAGCACGGGCTCGCTCACGAGCACCTCATCGCCGTGGTGAGGGCGTCGAGGTTGGCGCGCATGACGTCCGGGTACTCCCGTCCCTGGTCCACCTGGGTCTCCAGCGGGTCGAGGACCGCGACGTCGACACCCAGGTCGGAGGCGAGGGACTCGGCGACGGCGGGGTTGACGAGGCTCTCGGTGAAGATCGTCGTGACGCCCTGGTCCTTCACGACGTCGCCGATCTGGGCGAGCCGGGCGGGGGAGGGCTCGGACTCCGGGTCCACCCCGGAGATGCCGACCTGCTTCAGGCCGTAGGCCTCGGCGAGGTACCCGTAGGCCTCGTGCGCGACGACGATCGTGCGGGTCTCGCACCGCGCGAGCCGGTCCGCGTACTCCTGGTCGAGGGCGGCCAGCTCGGTCCCGAGCCGCTCGGCGTTCGCGGCGTAGTCGGCGGCGTGCTCCGGGTCGGCGTCGGCGAGCTCGCCCGCGACGGCGGTCGCGACGTCGGCCAGGCGGGACGGGTCGAGCCAGAAGTGGGGGTCGCCGTCGGTG
It encodes the following:
- a CDS encoding DedA family protein, giving the protein MPDFLASWPFWLTFVFLYLGATVRGQAMYWAGRVATEQTLRRTRPTAGWRRRVHAWLEGGGADRGIATIRRWGLPAVPLSYLTVGFQSMIQVAAGVLRITWPRYTVAQVPGALAWAAIYSTIGWAVWEAALAAAAGSPLALGALVAVVVVLVATFAMHRRKERRAASVVLVAAGVEDPDDEDRPTG
- the recO gene encoding DNA repair protein RecO, yielding MKLYRDEAVVLRTHKLGEADRIITLLTRAHGQVRAVAKGVRRTSSKFGARLEPFGVIDVQLHLGRNLDTITQVETIAPYGRSLAGDYSLYTTATAMAEAAGRLTEIEREPAPQQYLLLVGALHALATRRHAPSLVLDSYLLRSLSVAGWAPSCYDCARCGADGPHRAFNASIGGAVCDRCRPPGSASPAPETMSLLGALLSGEWPQADASDPRHRKEASGLVASYLQWHLERQLRSLRLVERA
- a CDS encoding Fur family transcriptional regulator — its product is MLRMTRQRSAVSDLLGRTEDFRSAQQLHEMLRSSGSTVGLATVYRTLQSLAEAGQVDVLRTGDGEALYRRCARQTHHHHLVCRECGRTVEIEGETVERWAAKVAQDNGFVDVDHTAELFGTCSVCATERYAEGTRA
- a CDS encoding metal ABC transporter substrate-binding protein — encoded protein: MTNLRHRAAAALAVLALPLAACSDLGSAGAATDGRTHVLTALYPLEYVTKQVGGEHVTVSSVTPAGVDPHDLELAPATVAKLDGATVVYLSGFQAALDDALAVTSPAHVLDVAGPAGVHTDGDGHAADEDGHADEPAGTDDGHGHTDGDPHFWLDPSRLADVATAVAGELADADPEHAADYAANAERLGTELAALDQEYADRLARCETRTIVVAHEAYGYLAEAYGLKQVGISGVDPESEPSPARLAQIGDVVKDQGVTTIFTESLVNPAVAESLASDLGVDVAVLDPLETQVDQGREYPDVMRANLDALTTAMRCS
- a CDS encoding isoprenyl transferase; amino-acid sequence: MTTRTPVPPPPHPSGEVAPRMDPRFVPRHVAVVMDGNGRWANARGLPRVEGHRAGEAALLEVVAGAIELGITHVSAYAFSTENWKRSPEEVRFLMGFNREVLHRRRDQMDAWGVRVRWAGRRPRLWRSVISELERAEEQTRGNTVCTLTMCVNYGGRAEIADAAAAIAREVADGRLDPSRITERTVARYLDEPDLPDVDMFLRTGGEQRTSNFLLWQSAYAEMVFIDDAWPDVDRRTLWRAVETYARRDRRYGGAVDRPVTA
- a CDS encoding metal ABC transporter ATP-binding protein is translated as MSEPVLPVRTEDLTVVLGRSTVLRGIDLTVRDGETVALLGANGSGKSTLVRALVGVLPVTRGRARIYGRDVMAEQRTVPWGRVGYVPQRVTASAGVPATALEVVTSGLLDRRRLRPGRAGRARALAALEQVGLAHRARDSVQVFSGGQQQRVLIARALVREPDLLVLDEPLAGIDAASKEALARTIAELHERGTTVLVVLHELGELGPLVERAVVLRHGRVVHDGAPPRPSAGHDAPGHEHEHAHEGAVGPVHHAPDLTVEL
- a CDS encoding metal ABC transporter permease, with product MDLLTTLGQLITTPLMQRALVVAVLVGVAAPVMGTYLVQRRLALLGDGIGHVALTGVAMGWLAGSAAGLADKDALAVPGAVVASVVGAVLIEVVRERGKTSGDVALALLFYGGIAAGVLLIGLAGGTTANLNGYLFGSIASVSTLDVWLTVVLAAVLLGFGLGLRPALFTLCHDEEFARAAGLPVRALNILVAVMAALTVSVSMRVVGVLLVSALMIVPVAVAQLFARSFRSTMTTAMVIGVVVCVVGLTITFVYPLSPGATIVVLAIGLYAVVSVVRPLLGRPTHTDPHLDVADDVEVREVV